The following DNA comes from Bombus terrestris chromosome 2, iyBomTerr1.2, whole genome shotgun sequence.
ATCCTAGACAGGACTTAATTCTTTCAAATTCTGAAGATAAAAGTATCCGCGTTTGGGATATGTCTAAACGTACTTGTTTGCACACATTTAGAAGAGAACACGAGCGATTTTGGGTCCTGGCAGCACATCCTACATTGAATCTGTTTGCTGCTGGTCATGATTCTGGAatgattattttcaaattagaaaGAGAACGTCCTGCATATGCTGTATATGGAAACGTTCTTTATTATGTGAAAGAACGGTTCCTTAGAAAATTGGATTTCACTACTTCAAAAGATACGTCCGTCATGCAAATCCGAGGAGGTGGAAAAACACCTCCTTATAGCATGTCGTATAATCAAGCTGAGAACGCTGTTTTGATCTGTACTAGATCAACCAATAATGTTGAAAATAGCACTTACGATCTATATTTGATACCGCGCGAAGGTGATTCAAACACTGATGCTGATGCGAAGCGGGCTTCGGGTGTTACTGCCATCTGGGTTGCCAGAAATCGTTTTGCGGTGTTAGATAGAGCATATTCGGTATGTATTCGGGGAGAAACGTTatcttctttaaaataaaagctaaaataacgaaattttataaacatttttttattatttatcgcaGTTGGTCATCAAAAATTTGAAGAACGAAATTACGAAAAAGGTGCAGATCCCAAACTGTGACGAAATATTTTACGCTGGTACTGGAATGCTCCTTTTACGTGATGCTGATCAAGTGACGCTCTTTGACGTTcaacagaaaagaacattagcCGAAGTAAAAATTTCTAAGTGTAGATATGTCGTTTGGTCTAGCGATATGACTCACGTCGCTTTACTCTCGAAACATGATGTTAACATTTGTAATCGACGTCTGGAATCCTTGTGCTCTGTACACGAAGATACTAGGGTAAAGTCGGGAGCTTGGGACGATTCAGGAGTGTTCATTTACACCACTAGCAATCACATCAAATATGCAATCAACAATGGTGATCATGGTATTATACGTACATTAGACCTCCCGATATATGTAACGCGAGTTAAAGGCAATCAAGTTTATTGCTTGGACAGAGAATGCAGACCAAGGATTCTTCGAATAGATCCAactgaatataaatttaaattggcTTTGATCAATAGGAAATACGAAGAGGTTTTGCACATGGTTCGCAACGCAAATCTCGTTGGCCAATCTATAATTGCATACTTGCAACAGAAGGGATATCCCGAGGTTGCTTTGCACTTTGTTAAAGATGAAAAGACAAGATTTGGGCTTGCCCTTGAATGCGGAAATATCGAAGTTGCTTTAGAAGCTGCGAGATCGCTTGATGAAAAATCCTGTTGGGAAAGCTTGGCCCAGGCTGCCCTGTTGCAAGGCAATCATCAAGTTGTCGAAATGTGCTATCAGAGAACTAAGAATTTTGAAAAACTGGCGTTCCTGTATCTTATAACTGGTAATTTAGAGAAATTACGTAAGATGATAAAAATTGCAGAAATTAGGAAAGACGTTTCTGGGCAATATCAGGGTAGCTTGTTACTTGGCGACGTTTATgaacgtgtaaaaatattgcGTGTAGGTATTTATATAacttaatttatattcaaactTTTCTTACTCCCACGACTTACTTTTTACCGTTTTATGTTACAGAATTCTGGTCAAGCTTCGTTAGCTTATGTAACTGAGAAAATTCATGGTATATCATCTCCAGAAGACGACATCCAATATAGTTCTATGAGTGAAGAACTTTCTGCTCTTGAACAGGGAGCAGAATATCTTCGACCTCCGGTACCAATTCAACAGGCCGAAAACAACTGGCCACTGTTGACAGTATCAAAAGGTTTCTTCGACGGAGCGATGATGTCGCGTGGAAAGAGTCAGGTAGCTGCTGCGTTGGCTCCGGAAGATGATAGCGCTGTACCTGTTGAAGGGTGGGGCAATGGCGAAGAGTTGGGAATAGACGATGAGGAAGGTATCGAAAATGAAAACGTTCCTGAGGACGAAGAAAGTGCAGGATGGGATGTGGAGGACGTAGATTTACCGTCGGAACTCGAAACTCCAGTGGCTGCGACGGAAAATGGCTATTATTCACCACCAACTAAGGGAATACCACCAACTCAACATTGGATGAACAATTCGCAATTGGTTGTAGATCATGTACTAGCTGGATCACTAGAAACAACATTTAGATTGCTAAATGATCAAGTTGGTGTAGTTGAATTTGAAGCGTATCAAAGTCTTTTCATGAATACATTCGCACGCGCTAGAACATCATTTGCTTCGTTACCCAATATACCTTCTTTATATGGATATCCtcaaagaaatttaaaagatacaAATCCAAAAAGCAATCTGCCTGCAATCGGATTGCATCTTATCGATTTAGTTCAACGACTTCAAGTATGCTATCATTTGACAACTGGCGGCAAGTTTCCAGAAGCGATAGAAAAATTGCAAGCGATTCTACTCAGTGTACCATTATTGGTTGTTGACACGAGGCAAGATATTATAGAAGCACAGGAATTGATTCAAATTTGTAGAGAATATATTCTAGGTTTGAAAATGGAGACTGAAAGGAAGAACCTACCTAAAGCTACTTTAGCTGAACAAAAACGAATCTGTGAAATGGCAGCCTACTTTACACACTGCAATTTACAACCTGTTCACCAGATTCTCACTCTAAGGATAGCTGTAAATATGttcttcaaattaaaaaattacaaaactgCAGCTTCGTTTGCAAGAAGATTACTTGAATTGGGACCTAAACCTGAATTAGCACAACAAGTTAGAAAGATTTTGCTGGTATGTATACTTTCGTGTATATTAACCATCTCATATAAAGTACAGGAAAAGATTATTatcgcgtttctttcttttttaggcCTGCGATAAAAATCCGGTGGATGAACATCAATTAGCGTACGACGAACATAATCCGTTTTCATTATGTGCAAGCACGTTTGTTCCAATTTACAGAGGAAAACCAGAAGTCAAGTGTCCATTATGCGGTGCAAGTTATTTACCTCAATTTAAAGATACAGTATGCAAAGTTTGTGAAGTTGCACTAATCGGGAAACAATGTATCGGTTTAAGGATAAGTCCTGTTCAATTCCgataaattttcgatatttttatcgttattattacaaataatacaGTATATTGTAGTACAATAACGtttgttttgtaatttttcaattgTATTATAGATGAAAAATATGTCATTACAAAAGGTATTGTAAATATGATAAGAGATAACTTTTACGTATTTCCTCTATTACTTTATAGAGAAAAAGTTTGTGTAATGTTATTGTcgttaatattatttcatattggAACATAGTGGAcatgtaatatataacatattttcatagtggatatgtaatatataacatattttcatagtggacatgtaatatataacatattttcatagtggacatgtaatatataacatattttcatagtggacatgtaatatataacatattttcatagtggacatgtaatatataacatattttcatagtggacatgtaaattatattttaaaaatatgcaataaaagTAATAACTAGAAAGGTTTTTACTCGATTgctttttatgttatttttataaagggAGATACAAGCAATTTAGTTCTGAATTAGAGTATAATTCACATTATATTGAGCAATTATGGTTGAATGATGAAGAGAATATATCAGTTATTTTGTACAATGCTGTAActtcaataatattaatgattatATTTAAGGCATACAAGCAATAGCTAAATCTTGTTAAAAGAATCATTTTATTGGACAATGTGTGTAAAATCCTCAAATAAATGCTTGTTGGTAATGTCAGAAATGAGTAGGGTGACTGCCGATGTTCATGGAAGAAATTCAGCCAAACGTGTTCCACAAATTACCGACTCTAGTGGTGAAACAGCCCAATTATACGCACATTTCTTCCTCCAGCATTAATAGTAGGAGAAACGTGCATATGCAGGCACCTAGT
Coding sequences within:
- the LOC125386243 gene encoding coatomer subunit alpha-like, with translation MLTKFETKSARVKGISFHPKRPWVLASLHNGVIQLWDYRTCTLLDKFDEHDGPVRGICFHNQQPLFVSGGDDYKIKVWNYKQKKCLFTLLGHLDYIRTTVFHQEYPWILSASDDQTIRIWNWQGRNCIYILTGHNHYVMCAQFHPTEDIIISASLDQTVRVWDITLLIKKHVAPGPVALEDDVKTTVGTDIFGLSDVIVRHVLEGHDRGVNWACFHPTLPLIVSGADDRQIKMWRMNDAKAWEVDTCRGHYNNVSCVLFHPRQDLILSNSEDKSIRVWDMSKRTCLHTFRREHERFWVLAAHPTLNLFAAGHDSGMIIFKLERERPAYAVYGNVLYYVKERFLRKLDFTTSKDTSVMQIRGGGKTPPYSMSYNQAENAVLICTRSTNNVENSTYDLYLIPREGDSNTDADAKRASGVTAIWVARNRFAVLDRAYSLVIKNLKNEITKKVQIPNCDEIFYAGTGMLLLRDADQVTLFDVQQKRTLAEVKISKCRYVVWSSDMTHVALLSKHDVNICNRRLESLCSVHEDTRVKSGAWDDSGVFIYTTSNHIKYAINNGDHGIIRTLDLPIYVTRVKGNQVYCLDRECRPRILRIDPTEYKFKLALINRKYEEVLHMVRNANLVGQSIIAYLQQKGYPEVALHFVKDEKTRFGLALECGNIEVALEAARSLDEKSCWESLAQAALLQGNHQVVEMCYQRTKNFEKLAFLYLITGNLEKLRKMIKIAEIRKDVSGQYQGSLLLGDVYERVKILRNSGQASLAYVTEKIHGISSPEDDIQYSSMSEELSALEQGAEYLRPPVPIQQAENNWPLLTVSKGFFDGAMMSRGKSQVAAALAPEDDSAVPVEGWGNGEELGIDDEEGIENENVPEDEESAGWDVEDVDLPSELETPVAATENGYYSPPTKGIPPTQHWMNNSQLVVDHVLAGSLETTFRLLNDQVGVVEFEAYQSLFMNTFARARTSFASLPNIPSLYGYPQRNLKDTNPKSNLPAIGLHLIDLVQRLQVCYHLTTGGKFPEAIEKLQAILLSVPLLVVDTRQDIIEAQELIQICREYILGLKMETERKNLPKATLAEQKRICEMAAYFTHCNLQPVHQILTLRIAVNMFFKLKNYKTAASFARRLLELGPKPELAQQVRKILLACDKNPVDEHQLAYDEHNPFSLCASTFVPIYRGKPEVKCPLCGASYLPQFKDTVCKVCEVALIGKQCIGLRISPVQFR